A DNA window from Drosophila pseudoobscura strain MV-25-SWS-2005 chromosome 2, UCI_Dpse_MV25, whole genome shotgun sequence contains the following coding sequences:
- the Srr gene encoding L-threonine ammonia-lyase has product MFQAVKTETLKEQNVPKSNGNSNGNSNGASKVEPPEVKLRPRHVSGGVEEILDPFCDPANPRKISFHDVTSAAFLIRGGVERTPCPKSTSSDLYGMELYLKKDFLQYTGSFKERGARYALLSLTDEQKRTGVISASLGNHAQALCYHGWKLNIPVTVVMPKAAPIMKIQKCRNYKARVIVDGNDMGEAKSLAMRMSQDEGLLYVNGYDHPHIMAGQGTIGLEILEQVPEPDAVVVPVGGGGLIAGIATAVKSLSPKTKIIGVESEKCASFTRAMENKGPIHTPIKNTLADGLAVPKVGYNAYATAMPLIDRMVVVKEEWIALAILRLVEEEKCVVEGAGGAGLAAILAGHLDELRGKKVVVLLCGGNIDTTVFGRCLERGLAAVGRLVKFNVEISDRPGGINDLCNLLVREGVSIKDIMHERAWLRDIYTVEVKIVCETVDWTHSLKLKNELKKVYAKVEFSDVPLALRNDPEA; this is encoded by the exons ATGTTTCAGGCGGTAAAAACGGAAACGCTCAAGGAACAGAATGTTCCAAAAAGCAATGGAAATTCCAATGGAAACAGCAATGGTGCAAGCAAGGTGGAACCCCCTGAGGTGAAGCTCAGACCCAGACATGTCTCTGGCGGTGTGGAGGAAATCTTAGATCCCTTCTGCGATCCCGCGAATCCTCGAAAAATATCCTTCCATGATGTCACATCGGCAGCGTTTCTTATCCGAGGTGGAGTCGAGCGTACACCGTGTCCG aaatccacttcttcggatcTATATGGCATGGAGCTTTATTTGAAAAAGGATTTCCTACAATATACCGGCAG CTTCAAGGAGCGTGGTGCCCGGTACGCCCTGCTGTCCCTAACAGACGAACAGAAGCGGACGGGAGTGATCAGTGCCTCGCTGGGGAATCATGCTCAGGCATTGTGCTACCATGGCTGGAAGCTGAACATTCCCGTGACGGTGGTCATGCCCAAGGCGGCGCCGATCATGAAGATCCAGAAGTGCCGCAACTACAAGGCTCGCGTCATCGTGGACGGCAACGATATGGGTGAGGCGAAGTCCCTGGCCATGCGCATGTCGCAGGACGAGGGTCTGCTCTATGTGAATGGATACGATCATCCGCATATAATGGCCGGCCAGGGCACCATCGGATTGGAGATCCTCGAACAGGTGCCCGAACCGGATGCTGTGGTGGTGCCGGTGGGCGGTGGCGGCCTCATAGCCGGCATAGCCACAGCGGTGAAGTCACTATCCCCCAAAACCAAGATCATT GGTGTGGAGTCGGAGAAGTGCGCAAGTTTTACTAGAGCCATGGAGAACAAGGGACCCATTCATACACCCATAAAGAACACCCTGGCCGATGGTCTGGCGGTTCCGAAGGTCGGCTACAATGCCTATGCCACGGCCATGCCTTTGATTGATCGCATGGTGGTGGTCAAGGAGGAGTGGATTGCACTGGCTATACTCCGActggtggaggaggagaagtGTGTGGTTGAGGGAGCTGGCGGTGCAGGCCTGGCTGCCATTCTGGCCGGACATCTCGATGAACTGAGGGGCAAGAA GGTTGTGGTCCTGCTGTGTGGAGGCAACATAGACACCACTGTCTTTGGGCGCTGTCTGGAGCGAGGATTGGCTGCCGTGGGTCGTCTGGTCAAGTTCAATGTGGAGATCAGCGATCGGCCGGGCGGCATCAATGATCTGTGCAACCTGCTGGTGCGCGAAGGGGTTTCCATCAAGGATATTATGCACGAACGTGCCTGGCTCAGGGACATCTACACCGTGGAGGTGAAAATAGTGTGCGAAACAGTCGACTGGACGCACAGTCTGAAGCTGAAGAACGAACTGAAGAAAGTCTACGCCAAGGTAGAGTTCTCCGATGTGCCACTGGCTTTGCGGAATGACCCGGAGGCGTAG
- the LOC4800604 gene encoding phosphotriesterase-related protein, with product MTAVETVLGSITPNLLGRTLTHEHVALDFEHFYRPPPADFESELKAKISMSTLGYVRLYPYSSKENVRFYDEEALEAAKKDVLLYKKHGGGSIVENSSYGLKRNLEFIVELAKSTGVHFIAGTGHYIHAVQDASHASLTVEQMSDLYTKDILTGIEIKGKMVKCGFIGEVASVYPIHEFEKNSIKATGEIQEVLGCGVSFHPHRDAQAPFDIMRLYLEAGGRAQKCVMSHLDRTLFKIEELVELSELGCYLQYDLFGTECSYYQLNTNVDMISDGQRIENLMKLIEEGLLDRLLMSHDIHTKHRLTSYGGHGYHHIHTNILPRMFARGVTLEQVEQMTVTNPANWLSFDP from the exons ATGACTGCGGTAGAGACCG TGCTGGGTAGCATCACACCCAATCTGCTGGGTCGCACCCTCACCCACGAGCATGTGGCCCTCGATTTCGAGCACTTTTACAGGCCACCGCCGGCGGACTTTGAAAGCGAACTGAAGGCAAAGATTAGCATGTCCACCCTGGGCTATGTTCGTCTGTATCCGTATTCCAGCAAGGAGAATGTTCGGTTCTACGACGAGGAGGCCCTCGAGGCCGCCAAGAAGGATGTGCTGCTCTACAAGAAGcacggcggcggcagcatcgTAGAAAACAGCAGCTATGGACTGAAGCGGAATCTCGAGTTCATTGTGGAGCTGGCGAAGAGCACGGGTGTCCATTTCATAGCGGGCACCGGGCACTACATCCATGCCGTGCAGGACGCCAGTCATGCGAGTCTTACAGTGGAGCAGATGAGTGATTTGTATACCAAGGACATTCTGACTGGTATCGAGATCAAGGGGAAAATGGTCAAGTGTGGCTTCATTGGGGAGGTGGCCAGCGTGTATCCCATTCATG AGTTTGAAAAGAATTCCATCAAGGCAACGGGTGAGATCCAGGAGGTTCTGGGCTGCGGCGTCTCCTTCCATCCCCATCGAGACGCTCAGGCTCCTTTTGACATCATGCGCCTGTACCTGGAGGCTGGCGGTCGTGCCCAAAAGTGTGTTATGTCGCATTTGGATC GCACCCTTTTCAAGATTGAAGAGTTGGTAGAGCTCTCCGAGCTGGGTTGTTACCTACAGTACGATCTATTCGGCACTGAGTGCTCATACTACCAGCTAAACACCAATGTGGACATGATATCCGACGGCCAGCGCATTGAAAATCTGATGAAGCTTATCGAGGAGGGTCTGTTAGACAGGCTGCTCATGTCCCACGACATTCATACAAAGCATCGATTG ACTTCCTACGGCGGTCATGGCTATCATCATATCCACACAAACATCCTGCCTCGCATGTTCGCCCGCGGCGTCACCTTGGAGCAAGTGGAGCAAATGACTGTCACCAATCCCGCCAATTGGCTCTCATTTGATCCCTAG
- the FER gene encoding tyrosine-protein kinase Fer isoform X1: MGFSSALQSRAAHEALIVRQDAELRLMETMKRSIQLKAKCDKEYAISLTAVAQQGLKIDRADEMQGSLITKSWRSYMDELDQQAKQFKSNAEQLEVVCDKLTHLSQDKRKARKAYQEEHAKIAARLNHLTDEVLRKKTEYQKHLEGYKALRTRFEEHYIKAPGRSGRKLDDVRDKYQKACRKLHLTHNEYVLSISEAIEVEKDFRTVLLPGLLEHQQSVQESFILLWRNILQEAVQYGDLTADKYKEIQKRIDTVIGGINPGEEYGEFTEKHKTSPTTPLLFQFDETLIEDIPGKLQSSTLTVDNLTVDWLRTRLSELEGSVKECQEKQLKMIEHVNGGSPVANGSIISNGSNSSNGIQSNKDSQCRQSKDLNALKCQEKQKQKLVDMIKCALNEVGCEELPSGCDDHLTLEQTFIENGYNNEQQRSNSTSSPGLGIMNELMRRGGVLTLLRGRGRHFKRKSTPQPTTPMTRTRQGRFSKMQPRSQSLGSLSVIRDARSPARYEPITNPLRLAASVHYLGEEISLSSSPPALPRLRRTQCSMLCLGEDEEPLEPLPAVFSPAPLTQLTVAVITNTNNNHIYADLELGLKIPHADSLASEAEEEDEAELPAPKEQIKIEINQAGPQNSIDAHLDRIDELNRVLDDRLKRSLQPTTPNDDVNAIESMDEVQTRKPAPSDVDAQTKRSSSSSSECRSSQLSSKEMGHSKKRSLSFTQKSISNIFSNLKEFSKSPLVRMGKSATVNEEQQHPEKPQAPNDQHSSSSESQTNPSSSSQNNNNTSSSISNHSASQSTIITSTITTTITTTTSSATPSKETSRLKFKVPKIQNKSKAIRNTFRSKLLNFQLKRSKPCKQCTKRRRIHPSKSVFDFAKEFDTETQKGAAEEQFCSCPAPAPKTKLPIQMERKFESHSSGELDENDDDDRDRDHDNDNDNEDSISDDVLSMKEHCYCIPSLAASISLSTNRPLYEEEWFHGVLPREEVVRLLNNDGDFLVRETIRNEESQIVLSVCWNGHKHFIVQTTVEGNFRFEGPPFASIQELIMHQYHIELPVTVKSGAILRRPVCRERWELSNDDVVLLERIGRGNFGDVYKAKLKSTKLDVAVKTCRMTLPDEQKRKFLQEGRILKQYDHPNIVKLIGICVQKQPIMIVMELVLGGSLLTYLRKNSNGLSARQQMGMCRDAAAGMRYLESKNCIHRDLAARNCLVDLEHSVKISDFGMSREEEEYIVSDGMKQIPVKWTAPEALNFGKYTSLCDVWSYGILMWEIFSKGDTPYSGMSNSRARERIDTGYRMPTPENTPPEMYRLMLKCWAADAESRPHFDEIYNVVDALILRLDNSH; the protein is encoded by the exons CTCACTGACGAGGTGCTGCGCAAGAAGACCGAATACCAAAAACATTTGGAGGGCTACAAGGCGCTGCGCACGCGTTTCGAGGAGCACTACATTAAAG CACCCGGTCGGAGTGGCCGCAAGCTGGACGATGTGCGCGACAAATATCAGAAGGCCTGCCGCAAGCTCCATCTCACACACAACGAGTACGTGCTCTCCATCTCGGAGGCCATCGAGGTGGAGAAGGACTTCCGCACCGTTCTGCTGCCGGGCCTGCTCGAGCATCAGCAGTCCGTCCAGGAGAGCTTCATCCTGCTGTGGCGCAACATTCTGCAGGAGGCTGTCCAGTACGGGGATCTCACGGCCGACAAGTACAAGGAGATCCAGAAACGCATCGACACTGTGATAGGTGGCATCAATCCGGGCGAAGAGTATGGCGAGTTCACCGAGAAACACAA AACCTCACCGACAACGCCGCTACTCTTCCAGTTCGACGAGACGCTCATCGAGGACATACCCGGCAAACTGCAGTCCAGCACTTTGACAGTGGACAACCTTACGGTGGACTGGCTGCGCACACGGCTCTCGGAGCTGGAGGGATCCGTGAAGGAGTGCCAGGAGAAGCAGCTCAAGATGATTGAGCATGTCAACGGTGGCTCGCCGGTGGCCAACGGCAGCATAATCTCgaacggcagcaacagctccaaTGGCATACAGTCCAACAAGGACAGCCAGTG TCGCCAGTCCAAGGACCTGAATGCCCTGAAATGCcaggagaaacagaaacagaagctgGTGGACATGATCAAGTGCGCTCTGAACGAAGTGGGCTGCGAGGAGCTGCCCTCCGGCTGCGATGACCACCTCACCCTCGAGCAGACCTTCATCGAGAATGGCTACAACAACGAACAGCAG CGCTCCAACTCCACTAGCTCTCCAGGGCTGGGCATCATGAACGAGCTGATGCGCCGCGGGGGAGTCCTCACTCTGCTGCGCGGCCGTGGGCGCCACTTCAAGCGCAAGTCGACGCCGCAACCGACGACGCCCATGACACGGACGCGCCAGGGACGCTTCTCGAAGATGCAGCCGCGCTCCCAGAGCCTCGGATCGTTGTCGGTAATTAGGGATGCGCGTAGTCCTGCACGTTACGAGCCCATTACTAACCCGCTGCGCCTGGCGGCCAGCGTCCACTACTTGGGCGAGGAGATATCCCTCAGCTCGTCGCCGCCGGCCCTGCCGCGACTGCGTCGCACCCAGTGTTCCATGTTGTGTTTgggcgaggacgaggagcCGCTGGAGCCGTTGCCGGCGGTCTTCTCGCCCGCCCCGCTCACCCAGCTAACCGTTGCCGTTATTACTAACACTAACAACAATCACATCTACGCGGATCTCGAGCTGGGCCTGAAGATACCCCATGCGGACAGTCTCGCCAgcgaggcggaggaggaggatgaggcgGAGCTGCCCGCCCCGAAAGAGCAGATCAAGATAGAAATCAATCAGGCAGGGCCACAGAACTCCATTGATGCGCATTTGGACAGGATCGATGAGCTGAATCGAGTGCTGGACGATCGCTTGAAGCGAAGCCTGCAGCCCACGACGCCCAACGATGATGTGAATGCCATCGAGAGCATGGACGAGGTGCAGACCCGCAAGCCTGCACCCAGCGATGTGGACGCCCAAACGAAgcgcagctccagctccagctcggaGTGCCGCTCCTCCCAGCTGTCCTCCAAGGAAATGGGACACTCGAAGAAGCGTTCGCTGTCCTTCACCCAAAAGTCCATCAGCAACATCTTCAGCAATCTCAAGGAGTTCTCCAAGAGTCCCCTGGTGCGAATGGGCAAGAGTGCGACGGTGaacgaagagcagcagcacccagaGAAGCCCCAGGCCCCGAACGACCAGcattccagcagcagcgagtcCCAAACGAatccgagcagcagcagccagaacaacaacaataccaGCAGTAGTATTAGCAATCACAGTGCCTCACAGTCCACGATCATCACGAGCACGATCACCACGACGATCACCACGACCACGTCGTCTGCGACGCCGTCCAAGGAGACCTCAAGACTGAAATTCAAAGTGCCAAAGATCCAGAACAAATCGAAAGCCATCCGCAATACATTCCGATCCAAGTTGCTCAACTTCCAGTTGAAGCGATCCAAGCCCTGCAAGCAGTGCACCAAACGGAGGCGCATCCACCCCAGCAAGAGTGTCTTTGACTTTGCCAAGGAGTTCGACACGGAGACCCAAAAGGGTGCCGCCGAGGAGCAGTTTTGCAGCTGCCCCGCACCGGCCCCAAAGACGAAGCTGCCCATTCAGATGGAGCGGAAGTTCGAGTCGCACAGCTCCGGGGAGCTGGACGAGAACGACGACGatgaccgggaccgggaccatgataacgataacgataacgaggATAGCATCAGCGACGATGTGCTCAGCATGAAGGAGCACTGCTACTGCATTCCCAGCTTGGCGGCCAGT ATATCCCTGTCCACGAATCGGCCGCTCTACGAGGAGGAGTGGTTCCACGGTGTGTTGCCCCGCGAGGAGGTGGTGCGTCTCCTCAACAACGACGGCGACTTCCTGGTGCGCGAGACCATCCGGAACGAGGAGAGCCAGATTGTGCTGAGTGTCTGCTGGAATGGCCACAAGCACTTCATCGTCCAGACCACGGTCGAGGGCAACTTCCGCTTCGAGGGTCCACCCTTTGCCAGCATCCAGGAGCTGATCATGCACCAGTACCACATCGAGTTGCCCGTCACTGTCAAATCCGGTGCCATTCTCCGACGACCCGTTTGCCGGGAACGCTGGGAGCTGAGCAACGATGATGTGGTCCTACTCGAAAGGATTGGCCGG GGCAACTTTGGGGATGTCTACAAGGCCAAATTGAAGTCCACCAAACTGGATGTGGCCGTCAAAACCTGCCGCATGACCCTGCCCGACGAACAGAAGCGCAAGTTCCTGCAGGAGGGCCGCATCCTTAAGCAGTACGATCATCCGAATATTGTCAAACTGATTGGCATTTGTGTGCAGAAGCAGCCCATAATGATTGTCATGGAACTGGTGCTGG GCGGTTCTCTGCTTACATATTTGCGTAAAAACTCGAATGGCCTCTCCGCTCGCCAACAAATGGGAATGTGCCGAGATGCGGCAGCAG GCATGCGATATCTGGAGTCCAAGAACTGCATTCATCGGGATCTGGCGGCGCGGAATTGTCTCGTCGATCTAGAGCACAGCGTAAAGATCTCTGATTTCGGAATGTCCCGCGAGGAAGAGGAATATATAG TTTCCGATGGCATGAAGCAAATACCCGTGAAATGGACAGCGCCAGAGGCCCTGAACTTTGGCAAATACACGTCCCTATGCGATGTCTGGTCCTACGGCATACTGATGTGGGAGATATTCTCCAAGGGAGATACACCTTATTCGGGCATGAGCAATTCAAGGGCCAGAGAGCGCATCGATACAG GATATCGCATGCCAACGCCGGAGAATACGCCGCCAGAGATGTATCGACTGATGCTCAAGTGCTGGGCCGCCGATGCCGAGTCCCGGCCACATTTCGATGAAATCTACAATGTGGTCGATGCCCTCATACTGCGCCTGGACAACAGCCACTGA